One genomic region from Sphingobacterium multivorum encodes:
- a CDS encoding mechanosensitive ion channel family protein, with product MTKPISISFIVRIILLIALTASFVQFETFYKQREIIRNMAYGLNTFLTASVLISIGHFILVKLYNSRNEQQVVRGNFVLGITRVATVGNVFFIIVSLMIAVGINPKDFITSMTIVAMAIAVIFREYITNMISGLIIMFSDQFSVGDRLKIGEYQGKIVDITLANLVVRDEDDDAVMIPNNLVFTATLVNKTSQKSNKIVVKFELPIDRSFAVAELEQYLSPLLQKNPNLDHSEGFTIKVADMTKDYIKYKVEVSAISSSNKVHQQVQSSILNEILQFTRL from the coding sequence ATGACAAAACCGATTTCAATTTCTTTTATCGTCCGAATTATATTGTTAATTGCGCTAACGGCATCCTTTGTTCAGTTTGAAACCTTTTATAAGCAGCGGGAGATCATCCGGAATATGGCATACGGCTTAAATACTTTTCTAACAGCTAGTGTCCTGATCTCCATTGGTCATTTTATCCTTGTAAAACTATACAATAGCCGAAATGAGCAGCAGGTTGTACGGGGTAATTTTGTGCTCGGAATTACGCGTGTCGCCACGGTAGGCAATGTCTTTTTCATTATTGTCAGCCTAATGATAGCGGTTGGGATTAACCCAAAAGATTTTATCACCAGCATGACAATTGTCGCAATGGCCATTGCTGTGATTTTTAGAGAATACATTACGAATATGATATCTGGTTTGATTATTATGTTTTCGGATCAGTTTTCTGTAGGAGATCGCCTAAAAATCGGCGAATATCAGGGGAAAATTGTGGATATTACGTTGGCTAATCTGGTTGTGCGCGATGAAGATGACGACGCTGTGATGATTCCCAATAATTTGGTGTTTACTGCAACGTTGGTCAATAAGACCTCCCAAAAGTCAAATAAAATTGTTGTAAAATTCGAATTGCCGATTGATCGCTCGTTTGCAGTGGCGGAATTGGAACAGTATTTAAGTCCATTATTACAAAAAAATCCAAATTTAGATCATTCCGAAGGTTTTACAATTAAGGTCGCCGATATGACTAAAGATTATATCAAGTATAAAGTTGAGGTTAGTGCAATCTCGTCCAGCAATAAAGTACATCAACAGGTACAAAGCAGCATATTAAATGAAATCCTGCAGTTTACGAGACTGTAG